The genomic window CGGCGCCCACGACGATGCGGCCGAGCCGTGCCCAGTCGCGGACCGCGTGGACCGCCCAGACCAGGAGCAGCACTGCCAGGCAGAAGATCCCCGTGCGGGACTGGCTTGCCAGGATGCCGACGATCGCCAGGGCAGCTGCACTGTGACGACGCGCGCCGCTCAGGTAGCAGTAGGAGAGGACCAGCGCCGCGACCCCCCACATGGCAAAGGTGTTGGCATTGATGAACAGACCCGTGGACCGGCCGACGATGACGTAGGCCTCGCTCAGGGAGCGCTGGGACTCGATGTCCCACTGCTGAAGCGGCCCCCACACCGACGTCGGCAGCAGTCCCAGCCGGTAGAGCGCCTGGCCCAGCGCGTAGGCCCCGTGGATGACGATGGCTGCGTGGCAGAACGGCAGGATTCGCGCACCCGCGGTCACGGTCAGGGCCAGCACGGCCAGCGGCACCAGGACGACCATCCACGAGTAGAGCGAGGTCACCCCGTAGGTGCCCAGCAACACACCTGCCGCGGGATACACCAGCAGCAAGAAGAACAGCGGGCCGACCGTCTCCACCCACCCGCTGCGGACGGCCGGCCATGGGCGGCCGGCGCCCACCCACGCGAGGACCGCCGCCGCGACGAACAGCACCTCGAGGACGGGAAGACCAGCGAAGTCGCCCGTCCGTCCGATATTCACCCTCATGCCTAGCGTCAGGTAGACCAGGAACAGCCAGAGGGCGACGGAGGTCATCGGAACCCGGCCCTGGCCCTGCGGTCGCGCCGGTCCCGACGCTCCTGCCGCTCGCGCCGGCCCCGACGCAGGCCCTTGTCGGTGGGCGACGGCCCGTAGCCCTCGTAGTAGTAGCCGTAAGTGTTCGCAGAGTTGACCGGCTGTCGGTTCATCAGCAGCCCGAGGATCTTGGCGTCCACACTGTCCAGGATCTCCAGGGCTCGCGTCAACTGATGGCGGCGCACGATGCCGCTCCCAACGACCATGATCGTGCCGTCGACCACCTTGGACAGGACGGCGGCGTCGGTCACCGGCAGCAGCGGCGGGGCGTCGATGAGAAGATACTCGAACCGATCCCTCAGCTCGGTCAGGAGCGTGCGCATCGCCGGGCTGCCCAGCAGCTCGCTGGGGTTGGGCGGGACGGCACCGGCGCCGAGAGTCGTCAAGTGGCGGCCGTAGGGCTGGAGCACGTCATCCAGCGAGGCCTGACCGATGAGCACCGAGGTCAGCCCTGCGGCACCCTCCAGCCCCATGTACTCCAGCAGCTTCGGCCGGCGCAGGTCTGCCTCGATCACGCAAACCTCGGACCCCGCGGCAGCGAGAGTCAGTGCCAGGTTGAGCA from Ornithinimicrobium cryptoxanthini includes these protein-coding regions:
- a CDS encoding O-antigen ligase family protein, whose protein sequence is MTSVALWLFLVYLTLGMRVNIGRTGDFAGLPVLEVLFVAAAVLAWVGAGRPWPAVRSGWVETVGPLFFLLLVYPAAGVLLGTYGVTSLYSWMVVLVPLAVLALTVTAGARILPFCHAAIVIHGAYALGQALYRLGLLPTSVWGPLQQWDIESQRSLSEAYVIVGRSTGLFINANTFAMWGVAALVLSYCYLSGARRHSAAALAIVGILASQSRTGIFCLAVLLLVWAVHAVRDWARLGRIVVGAAVFVLPGTLLLYAWGLPQRLLEGGLANRLGSVTDILTEGIRTDANLMGRVEAWRLALDYSPADPRFSFGTLGPPQVQFGGFIDNQFVAFYLQGGLFLVGAYVLALLSPLVLHLRGGPRVMPLAFVCAVVALGSLTLAPMFTVQATCLVWVVAGLTLLGDTAPSDGTDFVRSRTGHGRSLLALRP